One window of the Gemmatimonadota bacterium genome contains the following:
- a CDS encoding diguanylate cyclase, with protein MSPVHRDPGTPTQGRIPLVDDNPDNIEVVAARLRFRGHEVEAASRGRSALERVRERPPDLILLDVMLPDISGYEVARRIKHDAFGHQAGDRVLQQLARILRQSAREIDKLGRYRGEEFLTVLPDTDVDDGAIFLERVRRAVGQHCFAIGTPEPLAMTVSAGVASYPHRGVQEPETLIRFADEALHAAKAAGRNRVVQHGQVEVGSPKQG; from the coding sequence ATGAGCCCGGTCCATCGCGATCCCGGTACTCCGACGCAGGGTCGGATCCCGTTGGTAGATGACAACCCGGACAACATCGAGGTCGTGGCCGCTCGCCTGCGCTTCCGGGGTCACGAGGTCGAGGCCGCGAGCCGGGGAAGGAGCGCGCTCGAGCGGGTCCGCGAGCGGCCGCCGGACCTGATCCTGCTGGATGTCATGCTGCCCGACATCAGCGGCTACGAAGTAGCGCGCCGGATCAAGCACGACGCTTTCGGCCATCAGGCCGGCGACCGGGTGCTGCAGCAGCTCGCCCGCATCCTCCGGCAGAGCGCGCGCGAAATCGATAAATTGGGGCGCTACCGCGGTGAGGAATTCCTCACCGTGCTGCCGGACACGGATGTAGATGACGGCGCGATCTTCCTCGAGCGGGTCCGCCGCGCCGTCGGCCAGCACTGCTTCGCCATTGGCACCCCGGAGCCGCTCGCCATGACCGTGTCCGCAGGAGTGGCGAGCTACCCGCATCGCGGAGTGCAGGAGCCGGAAACACTGATCCGCTTTGCCGATGAAGCGCTGCATGCGGCGAAAGCAGCGGGGCGGAATCGGGTGGTGCAGCACGGGCAGGTGGAAGTCGGTTCCCCCAAGCAGGGTTAG